AGTCTTTTTTGGGATTTCCTTTACCTTTTTAACAATCTTAAGATTGGAATCTACAAAGCAAAAAAAGAATTTGAAAGTATAACAAGTATAGGGGTTGACACATGGGGTGTGGATTATGGTTTGATAGACAAATGTGGAAATCTTATTTCAAACCCCTATCATTATCGTGACCTGAGAACAAAATCAGCTATTGAGGAAGTAGGAAACATTATACCCCTCAATCAGTTGTATAACACCACTGGTATTCAATTTATGAATTTCAACACCATTTACCAGCTGTACATAGACTACAAAACAAGACCTGAGATAATGAAAAATGCTTCATCGCTTTTGTTGATGCCAGATCTTTTTGCTTATTTTTTAACAGGTGAAAAGGTAAACGAATACACTATTGCTTCAACTTCTCAGCTTTTAGATGCCCACAAGAGAAAATGGAGTTTTGAGATCATTGAAAAACTTGGGTTTGAAAAAGATTTATTTAATGATATAATTTATCCAGGAAACATTTTAGGAAAACTTTCAAAGGAGATTCAAGAAGAGCTTGAGGTAGAAAGCATACCTGTTATAGCAGTAGCAAGCCATGACACAGCTTCAGCTGTTGTGGCAGCACCGTTTTCTGACGGAAAACAAACAGTTTTTCTTAGCTGTGGCACATGGTCGTTGATGGGGGTTGAACTTGACAGTCCTTTAATAAACGAGAAAACATTTGTAAAAAACTTTACGAACGAAGGCGGGGTTGAGAACAAAATAAGGTTTTTGAAAAATATCACTGGGCTTTGGATTATCCAGCAGCTAAAAAGCGCATGGAGCAAAAAGTTCGAAGAAGTAAATTACAATCTCATAAGTGAACTTGCACAAAAATCCAATGTTGATTACGCAATCGATCCTGACAGTGTACAGTTTTTAGCACCTGTCGATATCATTTCGGAAATAAAGAACTTCTGCAAAACACACTTTGGAAAAGAACCAGAAACACTTGGGGACATTGCAAAAGCAGCTTACAATGGAATTGTTAAAAAATACCAAAACACAGTTGAGGAGATAGAAAACTTAACAGGGCTTAAGATTTCTACAATAAATATGGTTGGTGGAGGTATTAGAGATAAGTATCTTTGCGAGCTTACAGCAAAGATTACACAAAGAGATGTTGTAGCAGGACCTGTTGAGGCAACAGTACTTGGCAATATTATTATGCAACTTATAGCTTTAGGTGAGATTAAGAATCTGCAGGAAGGAAGAGAGCTTCTCAAAAAGAGTATACAGTTTGAATACTACAAAGGGAGGTAAGAGGAAAAGTGCTTGCGATTGAGCGAAGACAAAAGATTATGGCGATGTTGAATGAAAACAAAAGTGTGCTTGTACCTGAGCTTGCAAAGCTTTTCAATGTTACAGAAGAGACAATAAGACGTGACCTTGAAAAGCTTGAAAAAGAAGGTCTTCTGAAAAGAACGTATGGCGGGGCGGTATTGGTTGAGAACTACAATGTTGATATTCCTTTTGAGTTTAGAAATGTTACAAACATAGAGGGTAAAAAGCAGATAGCACTGAGCTTGATAAAGTACATTGAAGATGGCGATACTCTTGTGATGGATTCGAGCACATCTGCGCTTCAGGTTGCAAAGCTTTTGAAAACAAAGAAAAAAATCACTGTTATTACAAACTCAGAGCAGATAATCAATGAGCTAAAAGTTTTTGAAGACACAATAAAGGTTATCTCAACTGGTGGGACACTTAGAAACAAATCTTTGTCGCTTGTCGGACCAATAGCTGAACAGACTTTGCGGTCTTTAAATGCAAACAAAGCAATAATATCCTGTAAAGGTTTTGATATTGAAAAAGGGTTTACTGAGTCAAACGAGCTTGAAGCTCAGGTCAAAAAACTCATGATTGAGATAGCAGATAAAGTCTACATGATAGCAGACCATACAAAGATGAACAAGACAGCTTTAGTAAACATTGCAACACTTGACGATGTTGATTTTATCTTCACAGACAAGATACTGCCGCCAAGCCAAGAAAATGCAATCAGAGAGAAAAATGTAGAGATTGTATATTGCTAAAAAAGGGGCAAATAGCCCCTTTTTTATATCTTTTTTGTTGAGGAAAAAAGAATGTCGTAAAAGTTTGGAAAAGAGATTGATACGCAGTCTGCATCCAAAATGGTACTTTCACCCTCCACTGCACATGCCATGATAGATGCTGCCATTGCTATTCTGTGATCTTTATATGAATTTACAACTGCACTTTTGAGTTTTTCTCTTGAACCTATTATTTCGAGTCCGTTTTCAAGTTCATAGCACTCAGCTCCAAAACTTTTCAGCATCTCAACTGTTGTCTTTATTCTATCACTCTCTTTTACTCTTAGCTCTGAAGCATGGTCAATTATGGTTTTACCTTCGGCAAATGCCGCTGCAACTGCCAAAATAGGTATTTCGTCTATGATGCGCGGAATATCGTTTTTTTCAACCTTTACACCTCTTAGGTTGCTGCTTCTTGCAACTATTTTTCCCACAAGCTCTCCATTTCTATTTTCCACATCTTCAATTTTAATCTCAGCACCCATTTGTTTTAGAACATCAATTATACCTGTTCTTGTTGGGTTTAAAATGCAGTTTTCAATTACCACTGAGCTACCTTCACATATCAGTGCAAGAACAATAAAAAATGCTGCAGATGATATATCTGATGGAATTTTTATCTTTATACTGGAAATTTGACTCGGCAGTATCTCTACTGTATATACCCCATCTTTTTCCCAGCTTTTTATATTTGCTCCTGCATGCTTTAACATAAGCTCTGTGTGATCTCTTGACTTAGGACTTTCTTTTATGACACTTTTGCCTTCAGCTTTTAAAGACGCAAAAATCAATGCAGATTTTACCTGCGCACTTGGAATAGGTAAGGTATATTCAATCGGTTTTAATTTTTTGCTGCCTTTTACCTTAATAGGCAAGAAATCTTCTTTTTCTAAAAACTCAAACTCAGCTCCCATTTGAGAAAGAGGTACTGTGACCCTTTTCATAGGTCTTTTTTTAAGGGAGCTGTCACCTGTCAAAATAGATTCAAATTCCTGGGTTGACAAAATACCAAGGAGAAGTCTTGTGGTTGTTCCTGAATTTTGACAGTCCAGTATCTGTTTTGGAGCACTAAGAGCAAAGCCATTTCCTTTAACAATTATTTTGTCATTTCGAATTTCTATGTCAGTGCTAAGATTTTTGAAACAATTGATGGTCGCCAAGCAATCGTCTGAAAAAAGAAAGTTTTCTATTTCTGTCACACCATTTGCCAAACTTCCAATCATGATACTTCTGTGGGATATTGACTTGTCAGGCGGAACAATTACATTTGAGTTTATTTTTCTTCTTCCATCAATCTTAACATTCACTTTCTATCACTCACAATCTTATCTCTAATTAATTTTGCTTTTTCAAAGTAAGAGTAAATTTGGCTATAGTTTTCATATTGCAAACTTAATTTAAAATTTTTCAAAAGTTCAATATAAGCATCAATAAGTTCAAGTAACACGTTCTTGTTGGAGATTGATATATCTGCCCACATTTTTGGACTGGAGGAAGAAATACGAGTTATATTTTTAAAACCTCCTCCAGCAAATTTGCAATATATCTCGCTACTACTTAACATATTCACAAGCCCTGCAGACACAACATGAGGAAGATGTGAGATAACTCCAGTTATTTTGTCGTGAAGTTCGAAGTCAATCTCCTCAACCTTGCATCCAATTGATTGTAATAGATTCTTAAGCTTTTCAATATCCTCTTCTCTATTGATCCCAGTTGGGGTTATGAAGTAGTATGCACCATTAAAGAGTGTATCAAATGAATATTCATAGCCTATCTTTTCAGTGCCTGCCATGGGATGTCCACCGATGAAATTGGTAATTTTATGTTCGATGGAATACTTGCAAATCTGAGTTTTGGTACTTCCAACATCTGTTATGATTCCATTTTTGATTTTTGATGATAATTTGCTAAGAATAGGTATACTTTCTAATACTGGGGCACATATGAAACTAAAGGCATACTCATCTTCTGCTTCATCTAAGTCTTCAATCTTTTCTTTTACAATGCCCTCACAAATAGCTTTTTCAACTGCACTTTTGTTTATATCGTAAGCATGAATTTCATACCCGTATCTTTTGAACGCTTTTGCAAGTGAACCACCAATGAGACCAAGCCCTGCTATGAGTATCCTTTCCCTTACCATTTTCTCTATACACTCTTTCCAATTGATTTTGCTATTAAAGATATCTCTTTTACAAGTTTGTCAAACTCCTCAGGTGTGATTGACTGAGGTCCGTCAGATAAAGCCTTTTGCGGGTTTGGATGGACCTCAATCATAAGCCCATCAACTCCTGCTGCAATTGCCGCTTTTGAAAGTGCTGGAACATACTTTGCTTTCCCTGCTGCATGGCTCGGGTCAACTATTATTGGAAGATGACTTTTTTCCTTTACAACAGGGATTGCTGAAATGTCCAAAGTGTTTCTTGTTGCTGTCTCAAATGTCCTTATTCCTCTTTCGCATAAAATAACATTTGGATTTCCTTCGCTTAAAATGTATTCAGCAGCATTCAGCCACTCTTCAATTGTTGCTGCAAGCCCTCTCTTGAGAAGAACTGGCTTGTCTTGTCTTCCTACATATTTTAGCAAGTTAAAATTTTGCATATTTCTTGCACCAATTTGAAAAATATCTACATAGTCATACGCTCTGTCAACAGCGCTTTCACTTATTACCTCTGTTATTACTAAAAGATCATACTTTTGTGCAGCTTCTTTGAGGATTTTCAATCCTTCTTCCTCAAGACCCTGGAAAGAATATGGAGATGTTCTTGGCTTATAAGCTCCGCCACGTAGAATCTTTGCACCGCTTCTTTTAATCTTTTCTGCAACTTCAAACATCTGCTGATAACTTTCAATTGCACAAGGACCGCCAATGAGCGTAAGTGTATCTCCGCCAATTTCTACATCTTTGATTTTTACAACTGTAGGTTCGGATTTGAATGTTCTGCTTGCAAGTTTGTAGCTCTCAAGGATTGGTATTATTCTATCAACACCTGGTAAAAGCTCAACAGGAACATCAGACAGAATTCTCTCATCGCCAATGACACCAATCACAGTTCTTTCAACGCCCTGTGAAATGTGGGGCCGAAGGCCCAGTGATGTGATAAGCTTTACAACTTCTTCAATATCTGACTCTTTACAGTCCTTTTTCATTACAATAATCATATTCATCGCCTCCATACTACCATTTTTTATTTTACTACAGTTTGCATCCGTTCTACCATTCTTCAAATTTTCTTTTTCTATAGAATTTCTTTCAAAGCCTTTATGAATCCCATATTATCACCTTCCTGCCCAGTTGTGACTCTCAGATATGTTGGCATACCGAATATGTCGCCTGGTCTTACTATTATACCTTTTAAAAGAAGCTTTTTGAACACATCAACAGCATCCTTCTTTACATCTACCATTACAAAATTTCCATATGATTTTATATAGAAAAGACCCATTTCTTCAAAGTTTTTATAGAAAAATTCAAGAGACTTTTTATTAAGTTCTTTTGCCTTTTTTACATGTTCTTCATCGTCAAGAGCAGCAGAAGCTGCAATCTGTGCCAGGTGATTTACATTAAAAGGTGGTCTTACTCTGTTTAATTTTTCAATGATTTCCTCTGATGCCATTACATACCCAATTCTTAAAGATGCAAGACCATAGATCTTTGAAAATGTCTGAAGAACAATAAGATTTTCAAATTCATAAAGCCACTCTGTAGCATCTGGGTATTCAGGGTCATCTATATACTCTTTATAAGCCTGGTCCACAACAACCGCAATGTGTGAAGGTACTGATTTTATAAAATCATATAATTCTTTCCTTTTAACAATAGTACCAGTTGGATTGTTTGGATTGCAAATCCAAATTACTTTTGTTCTTTCATTTATATTGTTATAGAAAGCCTCTAAATCATGGGTAAAGTCTTTTAATGGAAGTTCGATTGGTACACCGCCCATCACTTTTGTAACTGTTTCGTATCGGGGAAAAGAAGGTTTTGCCATTATTGCATTGTCCCCTGGATTAATAAATACAGCTGCTATAAATTGAGTGATTTCATCAGACCCTGCCCCCAGAAGTATCTGCGATGGTTTTACACCCAGCTTTTTTGAAAGTTTGAGTTTTAGTTCTGTACAGTTTCCATCCGGGTAAATACCAAGTTCATCCAAGTTTTGCATCAAAGCTTTTTTAACATTTTCGGATGGTCCTAAAGGATTTTCATTTGAAGCAAGTTTTATTACCTTTTCAAGGCCAAGCTCTCTTTTCACCTCAGAAATAGGTTTGCCAGGGATATAGGGTGAAATTGTATTAATTACTTCTCTGAACAAATTAACACACCCCTAATTTACGATTTTCAATAATTTTATTATCAACTATTAGGAGTTGTCAAGAAAAAAGTGATGGACAAAAAATATAGTAGATTTAATTTAGCAGAAATGTTTGTGGATTAGTTATAAACTTTTTAATTTATCAGGCTCCAAAAAAGTCAATTTTTCAGGGGAAAAATATAAAATTTTTCAGGGTTACATTTCTACAATTTATAGTTATAATTTATTTTAGATTCACAATTTTAAAAGTCTTTTTGCCCGTAGAAACGTCAAAATATACAGTAAGGAGGGTTTGAGATGTCAAAAAAATTAAAAGTATTTGCTTGGTTTATTTGTTTTGTGTTCATTTTTTCAACTCTTATTACATTCCCAAGTTTAAAATCTGATTTTGTGAAAGCGGCTTCAAGCAATCAACCCGTAAAGACATTGACATTTTTCTATGGAGATTCAAATGCAGATCCTCATCCAGACCTGTTTAGCACTCCTATTGGTAAAGAAATTACAAAACTTACAGGTGTAAAACTCAAAATCGAATACTTAGCAGGACAGGATGAAGCAACAAAAATTGGTCTTATGTTAGCATCTGGTGATTTACCAGATTTGATTCATGGTCATCAGGAGCATGGAAAGTTAATAGAAGCTGGTGTATTGGTACCACTTGATAACTATATTCAAAAATACGGGAAATATTGTAAACAGATTTACACTGATAAAGACCTCAAAAGACTCAGACAGAAAGATGGAAAAATTTATTTCTTGTCTCCTTACAGAAACGAAATAACTCCAGACTTAAAACCAGATGGCTTCTGGCTACCAATTGATCTTCTTGAAAAAGCAAAATGGCCGAAGGTAAGGTATTGGGAGGACTATCAGCAGCTCATTAGAGATTATGTAAAGAAAAATCCTACTATTGAGGGGAAACCAACCATTGGATTTACATTTATTACAGAAAGTTGGAGATTCTTCACTTTAGAAAATCCGCCTTCATATCTTATGGGATATCAAAATGATGGTGATGTAATTGTTGACCCGAAGACATATGAAGCAAAAGTTTATTCTACAATGGGAGGGTCAAAGAGATACTATAAAGATTTGAATAAGATGTGGAAAGAGGGACTTATTGACAAAGAAGTGTTCGTTCAAAACTACGACACATATCTTTCTAAGATTGCTCAGGGTAGAGTTGTAGGATTCTATGATCAGTGGTGGCAATTTGGATATGATGCAGAGGCTTCACTGAAGAATGCAAAGAAATACAATAGAATGCATATTTCATTCCCAGTTGTTTACAAAGGTGTTCAAAGAGCAAGATATCTTATGATTCAGCCGATTGGCGCAAGAGATGGTATTAGCATAACTAAGAAGTGTAAAGATCCTGTTACAGCATTTAAGTTCTTGGACAAACTGTGCTCTTTAGAAGCTCAAAAACTTATGTATTGGGGAATAAAAGGTGTTGATTACAGTGTAGACAAAAACGGAAAAATGTACCTAACAGATAAACAGAAAAAACAGAGAGAAGACCCTGTTTACAGGAAGAAACAAGGTCTTGGATACTGGTGGGTATTTCCACATGCATATTTGAAGCTGCAGGATGGAAATTACAGAGAGCCCGGATTTGACCCAGAGTATGTATACAAGAACTTCTCACCAGCTGAAAAGAAAGTTCTCGATGCATATAAAGCTAAATACTTCATGCAACCTCCATTTACAGATCCTCCACTTGAAACACCTTATGGATTTGCATGGGAAATCAATATTCCTGCTGATAAGCCTCAAGTTACAATTGCTCAACAGAAGATGAGCGAAGTGAGAAGAAAATATCTACCACAACTTGTAATGGCAAAGACAGATGCAGATTTTGATAGAATATGGAAAGAATTTGTTCAGGCATTTGAAAAAACAAATTACAAAGTTTATGAGCAGTTCAAGACAGAAATGATTCGCTGGAGAGTAAAGAATTGGAACTAAATATGGAATAAATTTGTGGTATATTCTATAGGGAAGTCCTCTTATTTTAGAGGTCTTCCCTATAAATTTTTGTAACCTAAAAATAATTTCAACAAAGGAGGAGGGTTCTTGTGGACTTATCTAAATTTGATGTAAAAAAATTCTGGGAAGAGAATGATTTTTGTAGGCTTAATTTTGACAAAAAAACAAGGATTCCTATCCACTTTTGGCTTGATGACCATTTTCTGTTTGAGCTGGTGGGTCCTTTTTCAACAGTTGATTATTATTCTAAAAAATCATACAGACTTCAAATTCATAAAAAAGCTAATGACGTATTGGAAAAGGAACTTGGAAGAAGATTTTATTCTGAGGAAGAAATTGAGCCACCAGAACCAACAAGGTTTGAGATTGTCATGGGAAGTAAAGTAGTGATATCAGAAGGTGGGACACCTTGGCTTGAACCGGCAATTGAAAGTTTAGATGAGATGAAGAGTTATATAGAAAAAATAGAGAAGATTGATGTAAAAAAAGTAGTTACACCTGAACTTTTGAAGGCAAAAGAAGATTATGAAAAAGCGACAGGGAAGAAACTAAAATGGGGGCATATGACAAGAGGACCTGCTACAATTGCAACAAGTTTATTGGGGACAACAAGTCTTTGTATATTGCTCATGGATGAGCCAGAGCTTATGGATGAGTTTTTTGAGATATTAAAGGAAAAGCTCGTGGAATATATAAAAAATTTAAGAGATTACTGTGAAGTTGAATATAACGGAATTGCAATTAATGATGATAACTGTTTTTTATTTTCGCCCAAGTTATATGAAAGATACTGTGCACCTATTTTAGAGAGTTTGTTTAAAAATTTTGCACCAAGAAAAGAAGATACTCGCTATCAACATTCGGATAGCAATATGCAGCACCTACTTCCTATTTTAAATGACCTTGGAGTAAATAGCGTTAATTTTGGGCCTGAAATTCACCCTGCAACGATAAGAAAGTTTATGCCAAATGCATTGATTTATGGACAGATGCCACCATTTATATTGAGAAATGGGAGTGCAGAAGAAATTATCGAGTACGTAAAAAGAGATATGCAAGTTTTAAAAGATGATGGAAACTTTATCGAGACACCAGCAGGTTCTGTTGCATCAGGTACTCCTCTTGAAAACATAAAAATATACATGTGGGCAGTTCAAGAATATGGAAAAATATAGACTTTTGACATATCAATTTTATGGGGGAAATATGTTAGATTTTAAGGGTTGTTTTTATCTAAATACTATGTAAAATGAACAGTAGAGAATGATAATTGTTCATCCTTGATAAAAATTCAAAGAGAGGAGGCGTTTCAATTTGAAATTTTTAAGAAAAATTTCGATTGTGGTAGCGCTTGTTTTCATTATTTCCGCGGTGCTGGGTGGGATTGTACCTGTATCTTCCCAGAAGGTTGAAGGTGCATCAAAAAAGGTTGTAACTTTTACAATGTTTAGTGCAGATGCGACAGTACAGTATCACCCAGATATTTTCAGTACTGCTATTGGGCAAGAGATTACAAAAAGGACAGGCGTAAGATTGAAAATCGAACACTTTGTAGGAATGGACCAGGCAACAAAGATATCACTTATGCTTGCATCTGGTGATTTACCAGACTTGGTTTATGGCAGTGGTGAGCACAAACAATTTATTCAGAACAAAGCTTTAGTTCCGCTTGATAACTACATTCAAAAATATGGTCAGTGGACAAAGAAGGCGTACTCTCAGGCAGATTTGAGGAAACTTCGCCAAGCTGATGGACATATTTATTTCTTGAGCTACACAAGAGGTGAAGTGTCACCAAGTGCAAGTGGTGAAGGTTTATATGTAATGATTGACATGTTACAAAAGAATAACTGGCCAAGATTAAAGTACTGGGAAGATTTGATGCCAATGTTAAGAAATTATGTTAAGAAATATCCAAAGTACAAAGGTATGCCTGTAATAGGCATGTCAGCAATTACAGAAGGCGCAAGATTCTATGTAATTCAAGATCCTGCAACAGGTTTGAATG
The sequence above is drawn from the Caldicellulosiruptor bescii DSM 6725 genome and encodes:
- the hisC gene encoding histidinol-phosphate transaminase, with the translated sequence MFREVINTISPYIPGKPISEVKRELGLEKVIKLASNENPLGPSENVKKALMQNLDELGIYPDGNCTELKLKLSKKLGVKPSQILLGAGSDEITQFIAAVFINPGDNAIMAKPSFPRYETVTKVMGGVPIELPLKDFTHDLEAFYNNINERTKVIWICNPNNPTGTIVKRKELYDFIKSVPSHIAVVVDQAYKEYIDDPEYPDATEWLYEFENLIVLQTFSKIYGLASLRIGYVMASEEIIEKLNRVRPPFNVNHLAQIAASAALDDEEHVKKAKELNKKSLEFFYKNFEEMGLFYIKSYGNFVMVDVKKDAVDVFKKLLLKGIIVRPGDIFGMPTYLRVTTGQEGDNMGFIKALKEIL
- a CDS encoding prephenate dehydrogenase, producing MVRERILIAGLGLIGGSLAKAFKRYGYEIHAYDINKSAVEKAICEGIVKEKIEDLDEAEDEYAFSFICAPVLESIPILSKLSSKIKNGIITDVGSTKTQICKYSIEHKITNFIGGHPMAGTEKIGYEYSFDTLFNGAYYFITPTGINREEDIEKLKNLLQSIGCKVEEIDFELHDKITGVISHLPHVVSAGLVNMLSSSEIYCKFAGGGFKNITRISSSSPKMWADISISNKNVLLELIDAYIELLKNFKLSLQYENYSQIYSYFEKAKLIRDKIVSDRK
- a CDS encoding rhamnulokinase, with the protein product MKSINCIGADFGASNGRVFVGRFDGSVLELCEVHRFENNPVRLGKSLFWDFLYLFNNLKIGIYKAKKEFESITSIGVDTWGVDYGLIDKCGNLISNPYHYRDLRTKSAIEEVGNIIPLNQLYNTTGIQFMNFNTIYQLYIDYKTRPEIMKNASSLLLMPDLFAYFLTGEKVNEYTIASTSQLLDAHKRKWSFEIIEKLGFEKDLFNDIIYPGNILGKLSKEIQEELEVESIPVIAVASHDTASAVVAAPFSDGKQTVFLSCGTWSLMGVELDSPLINEKTFVKNFTNEGGVENKIRFLKNITGLWIIQQLKSAWSKKFEEVNYNLISELAQKSNVDYAIDPDSVQFLAPVDIISEIKNFCKTHFGKEPETLGDIAKAAYNGIVKKYQNTVEEIENLTGLKISTINMVGGGIRDKYLCELTAKITQRDVVAGPVEATVLGNIIMQLIALGEIKNLQEGRELLKKSIQFEYYKGR
- the aroA gene encoding 3-phosphoshikimate 1-carboxyvinyltransferase — protein: MNVKIDGRRKINSNVIVPPDKSISHRSIMIGSLANGVTEIENFLFSDDCLATINCFKNLSTDIEIRNDKIIVKGNGFALSAPKQILDCQNSGTTTRLLLGILSTQEFESILTGDSSLKKRPMKRVTVPLSQMGAEFEFLEKEDFLPIKVKGSKKLKPIEYTLPIPSAQVKSALIFASLKAEGKSVIKESPKSRDHTELMLKHAGANIKSWEKDGVYTVEILPSQISSIKIKIPSDISSAAFFIVLALICEGSSVVIENCILNPTRTGIIDVLKQMGAEIKIEDVENRNGELVGKIVARSSNLRGVKVEKNDIPRIIDEIPILAVAAAFAEGKTIIDHASELRVKESDRIKTTVEMLKSFGAECYELENGLEIIGSREKLKSAVVNSYKDHRIAMAASIMACAVEGESTILDADCVSISFPNFYDILFSSTKKI
- a CDS encoding ABC transporter substrate-binding protein; protein product: MSKKLKVFAWFICFVFIFSTLITFPSLKSDFVKAASSNQPVKTLTFFYGDSNADPHPDLFSTPIGKEITKLTGVKLKIEYLAGQDEATKIGLMLASGDLPDLIHGHQEHGKLIEAGVLVPLDNYIQKYGKYCKQIYTDKDLKRLRQKDGKIYFLSPYRNEITPDLKPDGFWLPIDLLEKAKWPKVRYWEDYQQLIRDYVKKNPTIEGKPTIGFTFITESWRFFTLENPPSYLMGYQNDGDVIVDPKTYEAKVYSTMGGSKRYYKDLNKMWKEGLIDKEVFVQNYDTYLSKIAQGRVVGFYDQWWQFGYDAEASLKNAKKYNRMHISFPVVYKGVQRARYLMIQPIGARDGISITKKCKDPVTAFKFLDKLCSLEAQKLMYWGIKGVDYSVDKNGKMYLTDKQKKQREDPVYRKKQGLGYWWVFPHAYLKLQDGNYREPGFDPEYVYKNFSPAEKKVLDAYKAKYFMQPPFTDPPLETPYGFAWEINIPADKPQVTIAQQKMSEVRRKYLPQLVMAKTDADFDRIWKEFVQAFEKTNYKVYEQFKTEMIRWRVKNWN
- a CDS encoding DeoR/GlpR family DNA-binding transcription regulator, which gives rise to MLAIERRQKIMAMLNENKSVLVPELAKLFNVTEETIRRDLEKLEKEGLLKRTYGGAVLVENYNVDIPFEFRNVTNIEGKKQIALSLIKYIEDGDTLVMDSSTSALQVAKLLKTKKKITVITNSEQIINELKVFEDTIKVISTGGTLRNKSLSLVGPIAEQTLRSLNANKAIISCKGFDIEKGFTESNELEAQVKKLMIEIADKVYMIADHTKMNKTALVNIATLDDVDFIFTDKILPPSQENAIREKNVEIVYC
- the aroF gene encoding 3-deoxy-7-phosphoheptulonate synthase translates to MIIVMKKDCKESDIEEVVKLITSLGLRPHISQGVERTVIGVIGDERILSDVPVELLPGVDRIIPILESYKLASRTFKSEPTVVKIKDVEIGGDTLTLIGGPCAIESYQQMFEVAEKIKRSGAKILRGGAYKPRTSPYSFQGLEEEGLKILKEAAQKYDLLVITEVISESAVDRAYDYVDIFQIGARNMQNFNLLKYVGRQDKPVLLKRGLAATIEEWLNAAEYILSEGNPNVILCERGIRTFETATRNTLDISAIPVVKEKSHLPIIVDPSHAAGKAKYVPALSKAAIAAGVDGLMIEVHPNPQKALSDGPQSITPEEFDKLVKEISLIAKSIGKSV
- a CDS encoding uroporphyrinogen decarboxylase family protein, which produces MDLSKFDVKKFWEENDFCRLNFDKKTRIPIHFWLDDHFLFELVGPFSTVDYYSKKSYRLQIHKKANDVLEKELGRRFYSEEEIEPPEPTRFEIVMGSKVVISEGGTPWLEPAIESLDEMKSYIEKIEKIDVKKVVTPELLKAKEDYEKATGKKLKWGHMTRGPATIATSLLGTTSLCILLMDEPELMDEFFEILKEKLVEYIKNLRDYCEVEYNGIAINDDNCFLFSPKLYERYCAPILESLFKNFAPRKEDTRYQHSDSNMQHLLPILNDLGVNSVNFGPEIHPATIRKFMPNALIYGQMPPFILRNGSAEEIIEYVKRDMQVLKDDGNFIETPAGSVASGTPLENIKIYMWAVQEYGKI